From the Streptobacillus felis genome, one window contains:
- a CDS encoding DUF1934 family protein, which produces MYIEIKDNFTNEISRISNINFKYINNELSYIYNLEEYIWKFEDDKITLEKKGQIKYVQKYIQGRLTNSIIKMDGLEMRIYILTKLIHRADNEIKIIYNIYSDKDVENLISSFEVKINL; this is translated from the coding sequence ATGTATATAGAAATTAAAGATAATTTTACTAATGAAATTAGTAGAATAAGTAACATAAATTTTAAATATATAAATAATGAATTGAGTTATATATACAATTTAGAAGAATATATTTGGAAATTTGAAGATGATAAAATTACTTTAGAAAAAAAAGGTCAAATAAAATATGTACAAAAATATATACAAGGTAGACTAACTAATTCAATAATAAAAATGGATGGTCTAGAAATGAGGATATATATTTTAACAAAATTAATACATAGAGCAGATAATGAAATAAAAATAATATATAATATATATAGTGATAAAGATGTAGAGAATTTAATTTCAAGTTTTGAGGTTAAAATAAACTTATAG
- the lysS gene encoding lysine--tRNA ligase codes for MENKENAVNETFVMKEKYRKVEELKALGIEPYGRHFDKQDEVGTILTFDENSEKEFKTAGRIVSYRRMGKNGFAHIQDPTGKIQIYAKKDEIGEEEYETFKRLATGDFVGVVGKLFRTQTGEITIKASHLEILSKNIRPLPDKFSGLQNIEMRYRQRYVDLVMNPEVMDTMKKRFEIIRYFRTYLEKKGFIEVETPMLHPILGGANARPFATHHNALDMDMYLRIAPELYLKRLLVGGFEKVFEINRNFRNEGVSIKHNPEFTMMELYQAYGDFNDMMNITEDLISSLTYHLYGTYEIPYEDKMINMVKPWRRVTMREIVKEQTGFVMDENTTDESAVQFAKGLGIHLDKDKTYTKFGILNLLFEEKVEHTIINPTFVTDYPKEISPLSKNSKGETEWVDRFELFITGREYGNAYSELNDPKDQKERFEDQVRAKENGDDEATEMDLDYIRALEYGMPPAGGLGIGIDRLVMLLTNSSSIRDVIMFPTLKKEAHFE; via the coding sequence ATGGAAAATAAAGAAAATGCAGTTAATGAAACCTTTGTAATGAAAGAAAAATATAGAAAAGTTGAAGAGTTAAAAGCTTTAGGTATAGAGCCTTATGGAAGACATTTTGATAAACAAGATGAAGTAGGAACTATTTTAACTTTTGATGAAAATTCAGAAAAGGAATTTAAAACTGCAGGAAGAATAGTATCATATAGAAGAATGGGTAAAAATGGATTTGCACATATACAAGATCCAACAGGGAAAATTCAAATATATGCTAAAAAAGATGAAATTGGTGAAGAGGAATATGAAACATTTAAAAGACTTGCAACAGGAGACTTTGTTGGAGTAGTAGGTAAATTATTCCGTACTCAAACTGGAGAAATAACTATAAAAGCAAGTCATTTAGAAATTTTATCTAAAAACATTAGACCTTTACCTGATAAATTCTCTGGACTTCAAAATATTGAAATGCGTTATAGACAAAGATATGTAGATTTAGTTATGAATCCAGAAGTAATGGATACTATGAAAAAAAGATTTGAAATAATAAGATATTTTAGAACTTATTTAGAGAAAAAAGGATTTATAGAAGTTGAAACTCCTATGTTACACCCAATCTTAGGTGGAGCAAATGCAAGACCATTTGCAACTCATCACAATGCATTAGATATGGATATGTACTTAAGAATAGCTCCAGAATTATACTTAAAGAGATTATTAGTTGGAGGATTTGAGAAAGTATTTGAAATTAATAGAAACTTTAGAAATGAAGGTGTATCTATTAAACATAATCCAGAATTTACTATGATGGAATTATACCAAGCATATGGAGATTTCAATGATATGATGAATATAACTGAGGATTTAATTTCATCACTTACTTATCATTTATATGGAACTTATGAAATACCTTATGAAGATAAAATGATTAATATGGTAAAACCTTGGAGAAGAGTAACTATGAGAGAAATAGTTAAAGAACAGACAGGATTTGTTATGGATGAAAATACTACAGATGAATCAGCTGTACAATTTGCAAAAGGATTAGGAATACATTTAGATAAAGATAAAACATATACTAAATTTGGTATTTTAAACTTATTATTTGAAGAAAAAGTAGAACATACTATAATTAATCCAACATTTGTTACAGATTATCCTAAAGAAATTTCACCACTTTCTAAAAATTCTAAAGGTGAAACTGAATGGGTGGATAGATTTGAATTATTCATTACAGGAAGAGAGTATGGAAATGCTTATTCAGAATTAAATGATCCTAAAGATCAAAAAGAAAGATTTGAAGACCAAGTTAGAGCAAAAGAAAATGGTGATGATGAAGCTACGGAAATGGATTTAGATTACATCAGAGCATTAGAATATGGAATGCCACCTGCTGGAGGACTAGGTATTGGAATAGATAGATTAGTAATGTTACTTACTAATTCATCATCAATTAGAGATGTTATCATGTTCCCTACACTAAAAAAAGAAGCACATTTTGAATAA
- a CDS encoding methyltransferase family protein, producing MIFCFIVTSIIIIFKFKGYINYGNMGYEKIFFNILGFFLMIGGIILSIYAVTVKKITEKISNYILHTDGGYSIVRNPIYSAFNLIFTAIFMWLNNYILFIFPFVFYIILTILMINTEEKWLLDKYGEE from the coding sequence GTGATTTTTTGTTTTATAGTTACATCTATAATTATAATATTTAAATTTAAAGGCTATATTAATTATGGTAATATGGGATATGAAAAAATATTTTTTAATATATTAGGCTTTTTTTTGATGATTGGTGGTATAATATTATCGATATATGCAGTAACAGTAAAAAAAATAACTGAAAAGATATCTAATTATATTTTACATACAGATGGAGGATATTCTATAGTTAGAAATCCTATATATTCAGCATTCAATTTAATATTTACTGCAATATTTATGTGGCTTAATAACTATATATTATTTATATTTCCTTTTGTTTTCTATATAATTTTAACTATACTTATGATAAATACAGAAGAAAAATGGTTATTAGATAAATATGGAGAGGAATAA
- a CDS encoding F0F1 ATP synthase subunit A has product MSKKNSLYKWLGLMLLMLVGVNLLLSLISTFFPVAFEKPHAIIEPPEVFFSIPIGKYLLNINQTVMNTWAIMLVIIIILILGTRNISVENPGFFQLVLEEYYNFINNSFLEGLGKYKSKFAAFFSAMFSMILLLNVSMFLFPFVVMWKKTKHGILIKPFFRTATADMNTTVGIAIVVFVIFIGAAIYRMGVMGFIKELSQPFVFMLPINIIGEFAKPINISMRLFGNMFAGLVIMSLVYGLAVKDIFPSITNNILKGSFSFAVGWPNILQVYLDFFIGILQAFVFTVLSSVYVKQMLIGEEEEE; this is encoded by the coding sequence TTGTCAAAGAAGAATAGTTTATATAAATGGCTAGGATTAATGTTACTAATGCTTGTTGGAGTTAATTTATTACTTTCTCTAATTTCAACATTCTTTCCAGTAGCATTTGAAAAACCCCATGCTATTATTGAACCACCAGAAGTTTTTTTTAGTATACCTATAGGTAAATATCTATTAAATATTAATCAAACTGTAATGAATACATGGGCTATTATGTTAGTGATTATAATAATATTGATTTTAGGAACTAGAAATATTAGTGTAGAAAATCCTGGATTTTTCCAATTAGTACTTGAAGAATATTATAACTTTATTAATAATTCATTCTTAGAGGGATTAGGAAAATACAAATCAAAATTTGCAGCGTTTTTCTCAGCAATGTTTTCTATGATCTTATTATTAAATGTATCTATGTTCTTATTCCCTTTTGTAGTAATGTGGAAGAAAACAAAACATGGAATACTTATTAAACCTTTCTTTAGGACTGCCACTGCTGATATGAATACAACAGTGGGTATAGCGATAGTAGTATTTGTAATATTTATTGGAGCTGCTATATATAGAATGGGTGTAATGGGATTTATTAAAGAATTATCACAACCATTTGTATTTATGTTACCAATAAATATTATTGGTGAATTTGCAAAACCTATAAATATATCTATGAGATTATTTGGTAATATGTTTGCAGGACTTGTTATTATGTCTCTAGTTTATGGACTAGCAGTAAAAGATATTTTTCCAAGTATTACTAATAATATTTTAAAGGGAAGTTTTAGTTTTGCGGTAGGATGGCCAAATATATTACAAGTATATTTAGATTTCTTTATAGGAATTTTACAAGCATTTGTATTTACAGTTTTATCATCTGTGTATGTAAAACAAATGTTAATTGGGGAAGAGGAAGAAGAATAA
- the atpE gene encoding ATP synthase F0 subunit C, which produces MDASIIKAAALLGAGIAACGGIGAGLGQGLATAAAVEAVARQPEAKNDVMATLFIGCAITESTGIFALIIALILALIKG; this is translated from the coding sequence ATGGATGCATCAATAATTAAAGCAGCAGCATTATTAGGAGCTGGTATAGCAGCTTGTGGAGGAATAGGAGCAGGATTAGGGCAAGGACTTGCAACTGCGGCAGCAGTAGAAGCTGTAGCAAGACAGCCAGAAGCAAAAAATGATGTAATGGCAACATTATTCATAGGGTGTGCGATTACAGAGTCTACAGGAATATTTGCATTAATCATAGCACTTATTTTAGCTTTAATAAAAGGATAA
- the atpF gene encoding F0F1 ATP synthase subunit B, whose amino-acid sequence MEQNNNLITIDILMIVQIINFFILVYVFHKYFYKKIGKVIEERKKIALKELEVVKEEREKLEEQKQNYEKLRKEAKRRANDIIIKAERQADERKEQILDNATLTRDRMIMRAESEVLKLRESIKEQLQKEMSQMATELAEKIIKENIEKNPEIIDKSIDKFIDEVGE is encoded by the coding sequence ATGGAACAAAATAATAATTTAATTACCATTGATATATTAATGATAGTTCAAATAATTAACTTTTTTATATTAGTTTATGTTTTTCATAAATATTTCTATAAAAAAATTGGTAAAGTAATAGAAGAAAGAAAAAAAATTGCTTTAAAAGAACTTGAAGTAGTAAAAGAAGAAAGAGAAAAATTAGAAGAACAAAAACAAAATTATGAAAAACTTAGAAAAGAAGCTAAAAGACGTGCTAATGATATTATTATAAAAGCCGAAAGACAAGCTGATGAAAGAAAAGAGCAAATACTTGATAATGCAACGTTAACTCGTGATAGAATGATAATGCGTGCAGAATCAGAAGTATTAAAATTAAGAGAAAGTATTAAAGAACAATTACAAAAAGAAATGAGTCAAATGGCAACAGAACTTGCCGAAAAAATTATTAAAGAAAATATAGAAAAAAACCCAGAAATAATTGATAAGAGTATTGATAAGTTTATCGATGAAGTAGGTGAATAG
- the atpH gene encoding ATP synthase F1 subunit delta, translating into MDNISISRRYAEAIYNVAEEKDEVFEVFEMLNVILEHIEHDDDFKKFLSYPIITKEEKKDLVNRIYKDIKNGPLEILDYLIEKDRLLHIKEINEQYSKIYYEAHKKLIVTAIFPKELSFDQKEKLRKKLVKMKQKEVVIHYKVDKDLIGGGIIKINDDVIDGSIKTQIKELKR; encoded by the coding sequence ATGGATAATATTTCTATATCTAGAAGATATGCAGAGGCAATATATAATGTTGCTGAAGAAAAAGATGAAGTTTTTGAAGTGTTTGAAATGCTTAATGTAATACTTGAGCATATAGAACATGATGATGACTTTAAAAAATTTCTTAGTTATCCAATAATAACTAAAGAAGAAAAAAAAGATTTAGTAAATAGAATATATAAGGATATAAAAAATGGTCCTTTAGAAATTCTAGATTATTTAATAGAAAAAGACAGATTATTACACATTAAAGAAATAAATGAACAATATAGTAAAATATATTATGAAGCTCATAAAAAACTAATAGTAACAGCAATATTTCCAAAAGAATTATCTTTTGATCAAAAGGAAAAATTAAGAAAAAAACTTGTAAAGATGAAACAAAAAGAAGTTGTTATACACTATAAAGTTGATAAAGACTTAATAGGTGGAGGAATAATAAAAATTAACGATGATGTAATAGATGGTTCGATTAAGACTCAAATTAAAGAATTAAAACGTTAA